Genomic DNA from Candidatus Poribacteria bacterium:
CTATGTGCTATATCGGTCGTAAAAGCGAACGTCTGCCCCACCTGTCCATAGAGATGTGGATAGAAGGTGGTAACATGCATGTTTCCTTCAGCGGGCTGTTCCTGCGACAGATTATCGACAAGATGAGCGATAACACGTTGTGAAGCTCTCAAATCGAAAGAGAACTGATAGTCTTTGCCCATCTTTTTGCCTGTCATTGTCATCAGATGCAACCGTCGGTTTCCGGATAGGCTTTGGGTTTCGGAATCCGGGTGTTTTTGCTTGGACGTTTTCCCTCCTTCTACATTTTCTATAGCCTGCTTCGGACCTTGTGTTATAGGGGCATGAACTTCGCGGTAAAAGGTCAATAGGGTGTTTAGTCGCTCTTGGTCAATGGCACTCAATGCGATTTCACCGTTTTTCTGTTTTCGATCCACCTCTAACAGATAAGATACAACCTGCTTACGGGTGAGCGGTAACGAGCCGCGCCGTATGCCGGACAGAACCCGCTTATTAAGTAAACGATGCACAAAGCGATAGGTTTCACGATTAAAGTCTGACAAGTCCGGATTGAGCGGAACATTGATGAGCGAGGCAGCTTCTACCATCAGGGAAGATAGGATGAACACTGCCAAGCAAACAATGAGCAAATTACGTAAAATCATCATATTTTTTCGGGTCACCTTATTTCAAAATCACCATGTGGCGTGTAGATTTAATTTCTCCTGCGTGGAGCGAGTAAAAATAGACACCGCTCGCCGCAGGTTCCCCCACAGCATTCCGACCATCCCAATACGCTGCACGCGATCGAGTCCGATAGGTGCCAGCATTTTGAAATCCGAACGATAATCGGCGGACAGATTCACCTTTCAGATTATAGATGTGAATCTTAACTTCCGAATCTTCAGCCAAATCGTAAGGTATCCACGTCTCAGGATTAAACGGATTCGGATAGTTCGCCAGGAGCACCGTTTCCTTAGGTACTGCTGTACTTATGAGACGTTCTAAGGCAGCAATGCCATTTTGAAAAGGAAGAGAACCATCATTCGCGAGACGCGCCTCAGTAAGCCATTGCTCCACCAAGTCAAAATGCTCTGCGCTAATATTGGCACGAGTCGATGGCGAAGCAGGCGTGCTGGATTCACCGAAATGCACAGCCACCAGAAGCAAGTCAAGAATATTAACTTTACCATCCATGTTTACATCAGCTTTCGGGTGTGCTGGTGTTTCCTCACCAAAACTACTTGAAATTAGGACGAGATCCCGGATATCAACAACGCCATCATTATTTACATCCCATGGTAATGTTTGCGGGACGGGAACCTGCTGGCGTATATCCGGCAAAGCCGCGCGCCATCCCGCCTGAAGCCGTTCGCTGAGATGTGCGACGAGTTCTGCGTTTTCTGGTAGCCCCGCGATATTGACGGTTTCATCTGGATTTGCCTCATAATCATAGAGTTCAACACCACGACTGCCGTTTTGTCCCCATTCGGTGTATCGGTATCGCTGCGTACGGATGGAGTAACCATGTATATTACTGCCCCTTGCGAGTTGACTAAACGCTGCAGTCTTCCACGGACGAGTTGGTTGCTCAATGACTGGCATCAGACTTATGCCTTCTAACTGTGGTATTGTAAGTTGGCAAACATCGCACAATGTCGGGTAAATGTCAATAAGCTCAACAAGGGCATCTGTCTTAGCATTAGCGGAGGTTTGACCAGGTACGCTAACGATCAGCGGTGAACGGACAGAATCCTCAAAAAGTGTATTTTTTCTCCAAAGCCCGTGTTCTCCAAGATGAAATCCATGGTCTCCCCAAAGAACCACGACCGTGTTTTCTGTAAGACCCAACGTATCCAATTGCTTGAGTACATGCCCCACTTGCGCATCCATATAACTTGTCGTTGCAGCATACGCTCGAATTAACTCTAAAGTCTTTTCATCATCAAACGGTGGATACTTTGAGATATCTTGATACCCCTTTAATCCCTTGGGATTGGAGGCTATATTCGGAGCGTCTTGGGGAAGGCTGGAATCAACAGGAACAGAAAAAGTCTGCGGAGGATATAAATCGAAATACTTACTTGGGGCATAAAAGGGTAAATGCGGTTTGTTGAACCCGACTGCGAGAAAGAATTTCCTGTCTTTAATTTCCCGTAAAACTCCCACCGCCGCATCGGCAATCCTGCCATCTTCGAGTTCATTATCAGCAACATCAAGAGCCTGCCATGATGGATTTGTTGCTTTATTAACAGGTTTCCAAAACTCTCTCCAAATCGGAGCACTCCAAGAGTGCGGATCTAACAAGGCGTTAGGACCGTGCGTGATTTTACCGACAGAACGGGTATGATAACCGTGAGCCTTGAAATGTTGTGGCAAGGTTACCGCTTCGGGCACTGTATCACGAAAATTAGCGAAATTATCAGGCACACCAACCGTATCGGGTCTTAAACCTGTAAGGACAGAAGCCCGGGAGGGATTACAAACAGGGAACTGACAATAAGCCCGGTTGAAAAGTGTCCCCCGTCCGGCTAAAGTATCAATGTTCGGTGTGTGCATCTCCGAATAGCCATAGCACCCAAGCAGAGGTCGGAGATCGTCAATAGCGATAAACAAAACATTATATGGTTTCCCTTGGGCACTCGTTTCCAGTTTGGGTAAAAGTCCAGCTGTGAAGGCAGCGGCACCAGCTTTCAAACTGGTTGAGAGGAAGTGCCGCCGGGTAAAAGGCTGTGTTGTTGGAGAATGTCTTCCTGTTTGTCTAACTGGGTCTTTGGGCATTGTATGAATGAGTCCGATCTTTAATAATGGGCAAGAGCATGCATCTCGCCATAGGTAATTCAAAATTCATCTCTTTTCACGGATTGGAAACCCCCGAATTCATTCGGGGGAGGAAAATCCGCCCGCGTGTGTGAGACCATAGCGTTTTTTTGAAAAAACACTTGACATTTTTCGTAAATTGTGGTTTAATAGATGTATCACGTTGGAAACCGGCATGTTTAGCGTTACCGCTTGGTAACGTGCTGGTTTCCTACCCACTAAACAGGGGTTAAAAGAAAACGAAAGCAAAAACGTTCGTGCCGCGTATACAAGTATCAGCTGCGCGAACATCGAAAAAACAAACGCTTGGGCAATATGCTTGAAGACCTTGGCGACGTCCACAACCACTTCTTGCGTCTTGAGAAGCGATATTACCGCATCTATGGAAAATACGCGGGTCGTTTTCGCCTGCAACCACACTTGACGAAGTTGCTTAAGCGTACCAAGCAACACTGGGCTTGGATACCTCGCGACACGCTTGATGAGGTGATTGCCCGTATCCATATTACGTATAACCGTTTTTTTGACGGTCTCGGCGGACTGCCGAAGTTCAAGCGCAAAGACCGATACCGTTCTGCCAAATTCCAATCGGCGTACCTTCTTGAGGAAGGGCGTGTCAGACTCTCTTTCAAAGCGTGGGATGAATCCTCGCAAACCTTTAAATTCAACAAACGCTGGTTTTCTTTTCATCAACATCGCGAATGGAATGGAAATGTCCGCTATATCCAAATCCTTCGCGACTCGGTTGGTACTTATTGGCTTTATGTCATCACAGACGACTCCACGACCGAACCCTATTCTGC
This window encodes:
- a CDS encoding sulfatase-like hydrolase/transferase, encoding MPKDPVRQTGRHSPTTQPFTRRHFLSTSLKAGAAAFTAGLLPKLETSAQGKPYNVLFIAIDDLRPLLGCYGYSEMHTPNIDTLAGRGTLFNRAYCQFPVCNPSRASVLTGLRPDTVGVPDNFANFRDTVPEAVTLPQHFKAHGYHTRSVGKITHGPNALLDPHSWSAPIWREFWKPVNKATNPSWQALDVADNELEDGRIADAAVGVLREIKDRKFFLAVGFNKPHLPFYAPSKYFDLYPPQTFSVPVDSSLPQDAPNIASNPKGLKGYQDISKYPPFDDEKTLELIRAYAATTSYMDAQVGHVLKQLDTLGLTENTVVVLWGDHGFHLGEHGLWRKNTLFEDSVRSPLIVSVPGQTSANAKTDALVELIDIYPTLCDVCQLTIPQLEGISLMPVIEQPTRPWKTAAFSQLARGSNIHGYSIRTQRYRYTEWGQNGSRGVELYDYEANPDETVNIAGLPENAELVAHLSERLQAGWRAALPDIRQQVPVPQTLPWDVNNDGVVDIRDLVLISSSFGEETPAHPKADVNMDGKVNILDLLLVAVHFGESSTPASPSTRANISAEHFDLVEQWLTEARLANDGSLPFQNGIAALERLISTAVPKETVLLANYPNPFNPETWIPYDLAEDSEVKIHIYNLKGESVRRLSFGFQNAGTYRTRSRAAYWDGRNAVGEPAASGVYFYSLHAGEIKSTRHMVILK